The following proteins are co-located in the Gopherus evgoodei ecotype Sinaloan lineage unplaced genomic scaffold, rGopEvg1_v1.p scaffold_39_arrow_ctg1, whole genome shotgun sequence genome:
- the LOC115642266 gene encoding olfactory receptor 49-like, translating into MEDRNETAVSEFILLGFSSLGEKLKIFLFLVLLLTYLITVTSNVVIIFIVWVDPRLHSPMYFFIANLSFLEIWFTSVTSPKMMLNFMSINQTISFNGCMAQSYFYFALGVTEFCLLVVMSFDRYVAICHPLQYSTIVKQRLCIQLVLGSWVGSFTVISLRMLLISKLRFCGPNVIDHFFCDNSPLFQLSCTDTSGVKRVDSILISNIVLSSLCLTMLSYGSIFFSILRIPTATGRQKAFSTCGSHLTALAVVYGSCIVLYARPSGNSFSDVNKGVALLNTVLYPFLNPFIYSLRNKTVKLALGETFSQSTTKLFPNL; encoded by the coding sequence ATGGAGGATAGAAATGAAACGGCTGTGTCTGAGTTCATCCTTCTGGGATTTTCCAGCCTTGGTGAGAAACTGAAGATTTTCCTCTTCCTGGTTCTTCTCCTCACCTACCTGATCACAGTGACGAGCAACGTGGTCATCATTTTCATAGTGTGGGTGGATCCCCGACTCCACTCTCCCATGTACTTTTTCATCGCCAATTTGTCCTTCTTGGAAATCTGGTTCACCTCGGTCACAAGCCCTAAGATGATGCTGAACTTCATGTCAATTAACCAAACCATTTCATTCAATGGCTGCATGGCCCAGTCATACTTCTATTTCGCCTTGGGTGTTACAGAGTTCTGCCTCCTAGTGGTCATGTCCTTTGATCGCTATGTTGCCATCTGCCACCCTTTGCAATACTCCACCATCGTGAAGCAGAGACTCTGCATCCAATTGGTCCTTGGTTCGTGGGTGGGAAGTTTCACAGTTATAAGTTTACGGATGCTCCTGATTTCGAAGCTGAGATTCTGTGGGCCGAATGTGAtcgaccatttcttctgtgacaatTCTCCCCTCTTCCAACTCTCCTGCACTGACACCAGTGGGGTTAAGAGGGTGGACTCCATTTTGATCTCAAACATAGTCCTGAGTTCATTATGTTTAACCATGTTGTCTTATGGAAGCATCTTCTTCTCTATTCTGCGAATCCCAACAGCCACAGGCAGACAGAAAGCATTTTCAACCTGTGGCTCCCATCTCACAGCTTTGGCTGTTGTCTATGGAAGCTGCATTGTTTTGTATGCCAGGCCTTCAGGAAATTCCTTCTCGGATGTCAACAAAGGAGTCGCTCTGCTGAACACCGTACTGTACCCTTTCCTCAACCCCTTTAtctacagcctcagaaacaagaCTGTGAAACTCGCCCTGGGAGAAACCTTTAGTCAGAGCACAACGAAGTTGTTCCCCAATCTATAA
- the LOC115642265 gene encoding olfactory receptor 49-like, which produces MKEKNGTAVFEFILLGFSSLGEKLKIFLFLILLLTYLITVTGNVVIIFIVWVDRRLHSPMYFFIANLSFLEIWFTTVTSPKMMLNFVSVSRTISLNGCMAQTFFYFALGATELALLVVMSFDRYVAICRPLQYATIMKQRLCIQLVLGSWVGSFTVMSLRMLLISKLRFCGLNVINHFFCDNSPLFQLSCTDTSGVRRVDSILSSTIVLSSLCLTMLSYVSILFSVLRIPTATGRQKAFATCGSHLTSLAIGYASCIVLYVRSSGNASLDVNKGVALLNTIVYPFLNPFIYSLRNKTVKLALRETFSLSTVKLFPNL; this is translated from the coding sequence atgaaggaaaaaaatggaacGGCTGTGTTTGAATTCATCCTACTGGGATTTTCCAGCCTTGGTGAGAAACTGAAGATTTTCCTCTTCCTGATTCTTCTCCTCACCTACCTGATCACAGTGACGGGCAATGTGGTCATCATTTTCATAGTGTGGGTGGATCGCCGACTCCACTCTCCCATGTACTTTTTCATCGCCAATTTGTCCTTCTTGGAAATCTGGTTCACCACAGTCACGAGCCCTAAGATGATGCTGAACTTTGTGTCAGTCAGTAGAACCATTTCACTGAATGGCTGCATGGCCCAGACCTTCTTCTATTTCGCCTTAGGTGCAACAGAGTTAGCTCTCCTAGTGGTCATGTCCTTTGATCGCTATGTTGCCATCTGTCGCCCTTTGCAATACGCCACCATCATGAAGCAGAGACTCTGCATCCAGCTGGTCCTTGGTTCGTGGGTGGGAAGTTTCACAGTTATGAGTTTACGGATGCTCCTGATTTCGAAGTTGAGATTCTGTGGACTAAATGTGAtcaaccatttcttttgtgacaaTTCTCCCCTCTTCCAACTCTCCTGCACTGACaccagtggggtgagaagggtGGATTCCATTTTGAGCTCAACCATAGTCCTGAGCTCACTATGCCTGACAATGTTGTCATATGTGAGCATCTTATTCTCTGTTCTCCGAATCCCAACGGCCACAGGCAGACAGAAAGCTTTTGCTACCTGTGGCTCCCACCTCACATCTTTGGCAATTGGGTATGCAAGCTGCATTGTTTTGTATGTCAGGTCTTCAGGAAATGCTTCCTTAGATGTCAACAAAGGGGTGGCTCTGCTGAACACCATAGTGTACCCTTTCCTCAACCCCTTCAtctacagcctcagaaacaagaCTGTGAAACTCGCCCTGAGAGAAACCTTTAGCTTGAGCACTGTAAAGTTGTTCCCCAATCTGTGA